The following proteins are co-located in the Aurantiacibacter atlanticus genome:
- the hrpB gene encoding ATP-dependent helicase HrpB yields MTDLPINAVLPELLTALSDGNGAVLVAPPGAGKTTSVAPALLDEKWCSGQIILTSPRRVAARAAAERIAQMLGEPVGQQVGYLTRLDSKTSKATRIFVVTEAILINRLLEDQELAGVSALLFDEAHERHLDSDLGLALALETQTVLREDLRIVVMSATIDGARFARLMGEPTKVIESAGIAYPLNLRWLGSAAERRLEDQMTSAVLTAWREQEGDILVFLPGVGEIERVRERLAQKLPDTPILPLHGQIQPENQRAAIRRDPDGHRRIVLATSIAETSLTLDGVSVVVDSGLARRAEFDRAAGTSHLVTQRSSQAAAAQRAGRAVRQGPGVAYRLWEEAGHAGRPTFDVPEMLSADLAPLILSLARWGVTDPASLQWLDTPPDASVASARARLAALGALDDDGAITPWGEKIASLSLDPEGAAAVLLAAQHGQAEDVARLVLLTQERGLGGRGEDLLQRLSRWNGDRRARAQASRKLASSWVKAADRLVTGKPDKPLDPAIFIALARPDFVARRRDASGEHWISAGGRGFALDPASPLARAEWLVIADATGQAKGARITAAALLDRADIERHLDHLIEYRTIARWNESENRVEARRQRRLGAITLASGPDPVPDGRVLVDILVEKAGEKLGELLPPSLIARARFAGLDSLSEVRLRESAEAWLAPLLDGRRDLSLPASHYAEAALGLLAWEDRQQLDSLAPRHFTSPAGTTHAIDYAGEHAPSVEVRVQALFGLDRHPNVGNTPLLIHLTSPAGRPLQATRDLPGFWRGSWADVRKDMKGRYPKHRWPDEPWTEKPSLKIKNAFRG; encoded by the coding sequence ATGACCGATCTTCCCATCAACGCCGTCCTTCCAGAACTGCTGACGGCTCTTTCTGATGGGAATGGCGCAGTGCTGGTCGCACCGCCGGGAGCGGGCAAGACGACATCTGTCGCCCCTGCATTGCTCGATGAAAAATGGTGCAGCGGACAGATCATTCTGACCAGCCCGCGCCGGGTGGCCGCGCGCGCTGCAGCAGAGCGCATCGCGCAGATGTTGGGTGAACCGGTAGGACAGCAGGTCGGCTATCTCACGCGGTTGGACAGCAAGACGAGTAAAGCGACGCGTATCTTCGTCGTGACGGAGGCGATTCTGATCAATCGCCTGCTGGAAGATCAGGAGCTGGCGGGTGTTTCCGCACTGTTGTTCGATGAAGCGCATGAACGCCATCTCGACAGTGACCTGGGACTTGCGCTGGCGCTGGAGACACAAACGGTGCTGCGGGAGGACCTGCGCATTGTCGTCATGTCCGCAACCATAGATGGCGCGCGTTTCGCCCGTTTGATGGGGGAGCCCACTAAAGTTATCGAAAGCGCAGGCATTGCTTACCCCCTTAATCTGCGCTGGCTTGGCAGCGCGGCAGAGAGGCGTCTGGAAGACCAGATGACCTCTGCCGTTCTCACGGCATGGCGCGAACAGGAGGGCGACATACTCGTATTCCTTCCCGGCGTAGGGGAGATAGAGCGGGTGCGCGAACGTCTGGCGCAGAAATTGCCCGATACCCCGATCCTTCCGCTGCACGGACAAATCCAGCCAGAAAATCAGCGCGCCGCGATCCGCCGCGACCCCGATGGCCACCGCCGCATCGTACTCGCCACGTCTATTGCGGAAACATCGCTGACATTGGACGGGGTTAGCGTGGTAGTGGATTCAGGGCTTGCGCGCCGAGCGGAATTTGACCGTGCGGCTGGCACCAGCCACCTCGTCACCCAGCGTTCAAGCCAGGCGGCTGCGGCGCAAAGGGCAGGGCGTGCAGTGCGGCAGGGGCCAGGTGTGGCCTATCGCCTGTGGGAGGAAGCGGGCCATGCCGGACGACCGACTTTCGACGTGCCCGAAATGCTGAGCGCCGATCTTGCGCCATTAATCTTGTCCCTTGCCCGATGGGGCGTGACAGATCCTGCCAGCCTGCAATGGCTCGACACGCCGCCTGATGCATCTGTCGCATCCGCGCGTGCAAGGCTGGCTGCGCTGGGCGCGCTCGACGATGACGGAGCGATTACGCCATGGGGCGAGAAAATCGCTTCGCTTTCGCTTGATCCCGAAGGTGCGGCTGCCGTGCTTCTTGCCGCGCAGCATGGGCAGGCAGAGGATGTCGCGCGGCTAGTCTTGTTGACGCAGGAGCGCGGGCTTGGCGGGCGAGGAGAGGATTTGCTGCAACGCTTGTCACGATGGAATGGGGACAGGCGCGCGCGGGCGCAGGCATCGCGCAAATTGGCATCATCCTGGGTGAAGGCAGCGGACCGGCTGGTAACGGGGAAGCCTGACAAGCCGCTTGATCCGGCAATCTTCATTGCGCTGGCAAGGCCGGATTTTGTTGCGCGTCGGCGCGATGCATCGGGAGAACACTGGATCTCGGCAGGCGGGCGCGGCTTTGCGCTAGATCCTGCTTCTCCGCTGGCGCGGGCCGAATGGCTGGTAATCGCCGATGCGACAGGGCAGGCCAAGGGCGCGCGCATCACCGCTGCCGCACTGCTGGACCGCGCAGATATAGAACGACATCTCGATCATCTCATAGAATACCGCACGATAGCCCGCTGGAATGAGAGTGAAAACCGGGTGGAGGCGCGGCGCCAACGGCGGCTGGGCGCCATAACTTTGGCAAGTGGACCCGATCCTGTCCCTGATGGCCGAGTGCTTGTGGATATTTTGGTGGAAAAGGCGGGGGAAAAGCTGGGGGAACTGCTGCCCCCAAGCCTGATCGCCCGCGCTCGTTTTGCAGGCTTGGATAGTCTCTCCGAAGTAAGATTGAGGGAAAGTGCAGAGGCCTGGCTTGCCCCGCTCCTTGACGGTCGACGCGACCTCTCACTTCCGGCTTCCCATTACGCCGAAGCTGCGCTGGGCCTGCTTGCATGGGAGGACCGCCAGCAACTCGATTCCCTTGCTCCGCGACATTTCACCAGCCCTGCCGGAACAACGCATGCCATAGATTATGCCGGTGAACACGCGCCCAGCGTGGAAGTGCGGGTGCAGGCCCTGTTCGGGCTGGACCGCCATCCTAACGTGGGAAACACACCCTTGTTGATCCACCTCACTAGTCCGGCGGGAAGACCTTTACAGGCCACACGCGACCTTCCCGGTTTCTGGCGGGGTAGCTGGGCTGATGTGCGCAAGGATATGAAGGGCCGCTATCCCAAACATCGCTGGCCGGATGAACCGTGGACTGAAAAACCCAGCCTCAAAATCAAGAATGCCTTTCGCGGATAA
- a CDS encoding ETC complex I subunit — protein MEARIYKRPKSAMQSGKALVDQWVLDFVPAEAKKPDPLMGWAGSGDTRQQVQLKFPTSEAAQAYAAKYGIAARVHSVPPKALKIQAYADNFR, from the coding sequence ATGGAAGCGCGCATCTACAAACGTCCCAAATCGGCCATGCAATCGGGCAAGGCACTGGTCGATCAATGGGTTCTCGATTTCGTCCCGGCAGAGGCGAAGAAGCCCGATCCCCTGATGGGCTGGGCTGGCAGTGGCGATACGCGCCAGCAAGTGCAGCTCAAATTCCCCACATCAGAGGCGGCTCAGGCCTACGCAGCCAAATACGGCATCGCCGCACGCGTGCATTCCGTTCCGCCCAAGGCATTGAAGATACAGGCCTACGCCGACAATTTCCGCTGA
- a CDS encoding response regulator transcription factor produces MRILIVEDEPTLGQQLKTTLEQTGYAVDLSTDGEDGHFLGSTEDYDAVILDLGLPEIDGLTVLGMWRREGRNFPVLVLTARDSWSDKVAGLDAGADDYLAKPFQTEELIARLRALIRRASGNASSELTSGKVRLDTRSGRVTLAGEPVKLTAQEYKLLSYLMHHKGKVVSRTELIEHIYDQDFDRDSNTIEVFVTRIRKKLGAEVITTIRGLGYSLDDPDDAPRE; encoded by the coding sequence ATGCGTATCCTGATTGTCGAGGATGAACCAACGCTGGGCCAGCAGCTCAAGACGACGCTGGAGCAGACAGGCTATGCCGTCGATCTTTCTACTGACGGTGAAGACGGACACTTTCTGGGCAGCACTGAAGATTATGATGCCGTGATACTTGATCTCGGCCTGCCCGAAATTGACGGTCTTACCGTGCTTGGCATGTGGCGGCGCGAAGGGCGCAATTTCCCCGTGCTCGTGCTGACTGCGCGCGATAGCTGGTCCGACAAGGTGGCCGGGCTTGATGCTGGCGCGGATGATTATCTTGCCAAGCCGTTCCAGACCGAAGAATTGATCGCCCGCCTTCGTGCGTTGATCCGCCGCGCATCAGGCAATGCTTCTTCGGAACTGACATCCGGCAAGGTGCGGCTGGATACACGTTCTGGTCGCGTCACCCTGGCCGGAGAACCGGTCAAGCTGACGGCGCAGGAATACAAGCTCCTGTCCTACCTTATGCATCACAAGGGCAAGGTGGTCAGCCGGACGGAACTGATCGAACATATTTATGATCAGGATTTCGATCGCGATTCGAACACGATCGAAGTGTTTGTCACCCGTATCCGCAAGAAGCTTGGCGCAGAAGTAATCACGACAATTCGTGGACTCGGTTACAGCCTCGACGACCCCGACGACGCCCCCCGCGAATAG
- a CDS encoding chorismate mutase, translating into MNNPATDTQLAAFRRSIDNIDAALIHILAERFRITQAVGEYKAQTELPPADPDREAKQISRLRKLAVEADLDPEFSEKFIRFVIEEVIRHHHIARSK; encoded by the coding sequence ATGAACAATCCCGCAACAGACACGCAACTCGCCGCTTTTCGCCGCAGCATCGACAATATCGACGCTGCGCTAATTCATATTCTGGCAGAACGTTTCCGCATCACGCAGGCCGTTGGCGAATATAAGGCACAGACCGAACTTCCACCGGCCGATCCCGACCGGGAAGCAAAACAGATTTCCCGACTGCGAAAACTGGCTGTGGAAGCCGATCTTGACCCTGAATTCAGCGAAAAATTCATCCGATTCGTGATCGAGGAGGTGATCCGGCACCACCACATCGCCCGTAGTAAATGA
- a CDS encoding polyprenyl synthetase family protein: MSDNVVPLKRANDGDRPSLAPILSLTATPMNAVNAIILDRMQSEIPLIPALAGHLIAGGGKRMRPMLTLAGAELLGYQGTRHHKLSAAVEFIHTATLLHDDVVDGSEMRRGKSAANIVYGNPATVLVGDFLFSRSFELMVEDGSLKVLKILSSASAIIVQGEVDQLTAQRKIETSEERYLKIVDAKTAALFAAASRISAVVAERDESEEIALDTYGRNLGIAFQLVDDALDYDANAAEMGKDPGDDFREGKMTMPVILAYARGSEEERRFWQDAIAGFAVEDEDLAHAVELIRKHDCVTATRDRARHFAQRACDALSIFPDSAARRAMIEAAQFAVTRGF; this comes from the coding sequence ATGAGCGACAATGTCGTCCCCCTGAAGCGCGCAAATGACGGTGATCGGCCCTCGCTGGCCCCCATCCTGTCGCTAACCGCCACGCCGATGAACGCGGTCAACGCCATCATCCTTGACCGTATGCAGAGCGAAATTCCGCTGATTCCGGCACTCGCCGGCCATCTGATCGCCGGCGGTGGTAAACGCATGCGCCCCATGCTGACATTGGCGGGCGCGGAATTGCTGGGGTACCAAGGCACCCGCCATCACAAGCTTTCTGCCGCAGTCGAGTTCATCCACACAGCGACTTTGCTGCATGATGATGTGGTTGATGGCAGCGAGATGCGGCGCGGAAAATCCGCTGCCAATATCGTTTATGGCAATCCGGCAACCGTGCTTGTTGGCGATTTCCTGTTTTCCCGTTCGTTTGAACTGATGGTGGAAGACGGAAGCCTGAAGGTACTCAAGATCTTGTCTTCCGCCAGCGCAATAATTGTGCAGGGCGAGGTCGATCAGCTGACCGCACAGCGCAAGATAGAAACTTCGGAGGAGCGATACCTCAAGATTGTGGACGCGAAGACGGCCGCACTCTTTGCTGCTGCCAGCCGCATTTCCGCTGTCGTTGCAGAACGTGACGAATCAGAGGAAATCGCGCTCGATACATATGGCCGAAACCTCGGCATTGCTTTCCAGCTGGTGGATGACGCGCTCGATTACGATGCCAATGCTGCAGAAATGGGCAAGGACCCGGGCGATGATTTTCGCGAAGGCAAGATGACGATGCCGGTAATCCTCGCCTATGCCCGCGGGTCGGAGGAGGAGCGCCGCTTCTGGCAGGATGCAATCGCCGGCTTCGCGGTGGAGGATGAAGATCTTGCCCATGCGGTGGAATTGATTCGCAAGCATGATTGCGTGACAGCCACCAGAGACCGCGCCAGGCACTTTGCCCAGCGTGCCTGCGATGCCTTGTCGATCTTCCCCGATAGTGCCGCCCGCCGCGCCATGATCGAGGCCGCGCAATTTGCAGTGACGCGGGGCTTTTGA
- a CDS encoding sensor histidine kinase — protein sequence MAIDTAHQDDTEPALKIAHTGSLSRRMIMIAAGWILILLSVGGFALDRVLTNQLQNEFDNRLVIPLNAMLRSAELDDFGDVKFNSILGNQNYLEPRSGSYWQISGKGRETFPSNSLWDDRLEVRDVNAVEPIFYNSDQFPNEELRIVQRTVTLPGSDVRWQFVVAQKREDIDNQIATVRATLAWSFAILGIGLFLMAVAQTWYGLGPLRRVRQAIARIRSTGLNRVTEPLPLEVQPMVEELNALLAHSERQAEEARTHAGNLAHALKTPLTVLNNAAHASSPDLDGTVLREAETMQRHVDHHLARARAVGRRATGLSRTSAMESARGVERAVSRLYQHVRFDIDGKDCNVAMERQDLDELLGNLVENAAKYGGGSVFVTIDAEPEAEGCVVWIEDDGAGIPEKARAEIFERGARLDTGKPGTGLGLAIVRDVAEIYNGSVSLHESEDLGGLLVKLTLPRAG from the coding sequence GTGGCGATAGATACCGCGCATCAGGACGATACCGAACCGGCGCTGAAAATAGCCCATACCGGCAGCCTTTCGCGGCGCATGATTATGATCGCCGCAGGCTGGATCTTGATCTTGCTGAGCGTTGGCGGCTTTGCGCTGGATCGCGTGCTGACAAACCAATTGCAAAACGAATTCGACAACCGGCTGGTCATCCCGCTGAACGCCATGCTTCGATCCGCCGAACTCGATGATTTCGGTGATGTGAAATTCAATTCTATTCTCGGCAACCAGAATTATCTGGAGCCGCGGAGCGGTTCCTATTGGCAAATTAGCGGGAAAGGACGCGAAACCTTCCCGTCGAACAGCTTGTGGGATGATCGTCTGGAGGTTCGCGATGTGAACGCTGTCGAGCCGATTTTCTACAATTCCGATCAGTTTCCAAACGAAGAACTGCGCATCGTGCAGCGCACAGTGACTTTGCCGGGCAGCGATGTGCGCTGGCAATTCGTCGTAGCGCAAAAGCGGGAGGATATCGACAATCAGATAGCTACCGTGCGCGCCACTCTTGCATGGTCTTTCGCCATTCTGGGCATTGGCCTCTTCCTGATGGCAGTGGCGCAGACATGGTATGGGCTTGGCCCTTTGCGGCGGGTGCGTCAGGCTATCGCGCGGATCCGTTCGACTGGCCTCAACCGTGTGACAGAACCATTGCCGCTTGAAGTGCAACCGATGGTGGAGGAGCTGAATGCGTTGCTCGCCCATTCGGAAAGGCAGGCGGAAGAGGCGCGCACCCATGCCGGCAATCTCGCGCATGCTCTCAAAACCCCGCTCACGGTGCTGAACAACGCCGCGCATGCAAGTTCTCCCGATCTTGATGGGACAGTACTGCGCGAAGCGGAAACCATGCAGCGCCATGTCGATCACCATCTTGCCCGGGCACGGGCCGTTGGCAGGCGCGCTACGGGACTGTCACGGACCAGCGCGATGGAAAGTGCGCGCGGTGTGGAGCGTGCTGTATCGCGGCTGTATCAGCATGTGCGCTTCGACATTGACGGCAAGGATTGTAATGTCGCGATGGAGCGTCAGGACCTCGACGAATTGCTGGGTAATCTGGTCGAAAATGCAGCGAAATACGGTGGTGGCAGCGTATTTGTGACCATCGATGCCGAACCCGAAGCAGAGGGTTGCGTGGTTTGGATAGAAGATGACGGCGCAGGCATTCCCGAAAAGGCGCGTGCTGAGATATTTGAGCGTGGGGCGCGGCTGGATACCGGCAAGCCCGGCACCGGGCTGGGGCTGGCCATCGTGCGCGACGTGGCGGAAATCTACAATGGCTCCGTCTCGCTACACGAAAGTGAAGATTTGGGCGGATTGTTGGTGAAGCTTACCTTGCCGCGCGCAGGCTAG